In a genomic window of Methylobacter sp. YRD-M1:
- the cobT gene encoding nicotinate-nucleotide--dimethylbenzimidazole phosphoribosyltransferase translates to MPLNFSIAPLSPALRPALLHKIDQKTKPLGALGHLETLALQIGLIQNSLTPRLNKPCLIVFAGDHGVAEAGVSAYPQAVTAQMVANFLAGGAAVSVFARQHGMELLVVDAGVNADLDSHPALIAAKIARGTRNFLKEPAMTDKQCLEALQTGAEIVLRQHRLGCNCIGFGEMGIGNTSSAAVLMHVLTDVPLAQCVGRGTGLNDEQLRNKVSVLQQALERHPAITEPLAVLATFGGFEIAMMAGAYLKAAELGMLIPVDGFIASSALLVASRLHPQVLDYCVFSHVSREQGHQALLKHFNARALINLDLRLGEGSGIALAFPLLQSAVLMLNDMASFDEAGVDH, encoded by the coding sequence GTGCCGCTAAATTTTTCCATTGCCCCGCTCTCGCCGGCGCTTCGCCCTGCCCTGCTGCATAAAATCGACCAGAAGACCAAGCCGCTGGGCGCACTGGGCCATCTCGAAACACTGGCGCTGCAGATCGGCCTGATCCAGAACAGCCTCACGCCCCGCCTGAACAAGCCCTGCCTCATCGTTTTCGCAGGCGACCATGGCGTGGCCGAAGCCGGCGTCAGCGCCTATCCGCAGGCCGTAACCGCGCAGATGGTCGCCAATTTTCTGGCCGGCGGCGCGGCAGTCAGCGTATTCGCGCGTCAGCACGGCATGGAACTGCTGGTCGTCGATGCCGGCGTCAATGCCGATCTGGACAGCCATCCGGCCCTGATCGCCGCAAAGATCGCCAGAGGCACGCGCAACTTTTTGAAGGAACCGGCCATGACTGACAAGCAATGCCTGGAAGCGCTGCAAACGGGCGCGGAAATTGTGTTAAGACAGCACAGGCTAGGCTGCAACTGCATCGGCTTCGGCGAAATGGGCATCGGCAACACCTCGTCCGCCGCGGTGCTCATGCATGTTTTGACAGACGTACCGTTGGCGCAATGCGTAGGCCGCGGCACCGGCCTGAACGATGAGCAGTTGCGCAATAAAGTTTCCGTACTGCAGCAGGCGCTGGAGCGGCATCCGGCCATCACCGAACCGTTAGCCGTGCTGGCCACATTTGGCGGCTTTGAGATTGCCATGATGGCGGGGGCTTACCTGAAAGCGGCCGAGCTGGGCATGCTGATCCCGGTCGACGGCTTTATCGCCAGCAGCGCCTTGCTCGTGGCCAGCCGGCTGCATCCGCAGGTGCTGGATTATTGCGTGTTCAGCCATGTCTCGCGCGAACAGGGGCACCAGGCGCTGCTGAAGCATTTCAATGCCCGAGCGCTTATCAATCTGGACCTGCGGCTCGGCGAAGGCTCCGGCATTGCCCTGGCCTTCCCCCTGCTGCAATCGGCCGTGCTGATGCTGAATGACATGGCTTCATTTGATGAGGCCGGGGTTGATCATTAG
- the bluB gene encoding 5,6-dimethylbenzimidazole synthase, producing the protein MTRHRYTDDEIAAVYRAIYERRDMRHFLSDPVEPEVLKRLLQAAHHAPSVGFMQPWRFVRISDPDLRLSLHARVEQERINTAQALGEREGEFMKLKVEGIRECAVLLVAALCERREQYVFGRRTLPDMDLASLACAIQNLWLAARAEGLGLGWVSMFEPEPVKTLLNMPEDSQPVAILCLGHVAEFYDKPMLEQAQWADRKDLDTLLFENTWNTPCR; encoded by the coding sequence ATGACCCGACACCGTTACACCGACGACGAAATCGCCGCCGTTTACCGCGCCATTTACGAGCGCCGCGATATGCGCCACTTCCTGTCCGACCCGGTTGAGCCTGAAGTTCTGAAGCGTCTGCTGCAGGCCGCGCACCATGCGCCCAGCGTCGGCTTCATGCAGCCGTGGCGGTTTGTGCGCATCAGCGATCCCGATCTGCGTCTGTCCCTGCACGCGCGGGTCGAGCAGGAACGCATCAATACGGCCCAGGCTTTGGGCGAGCGTGAAGGCGAATTCATGAAGCTGAAGGTGGAAGGCATACGCGAGTGCGCGGTCTTGCTGGTGGCCGCCCTGTGCGAGCGGCGCGAGCAATATGTCTTCGGCCGGCGCACACTGCCGGACATGGATCTGGCGTCATTGGCCTGCGCGATACAAAACCTGTGGCTGGCAGCCAGAGCGGAAGGTCTGGGGCTGGGCTGGGTCTCCATGTTCGAGCCCGAGCCTGTAAAGACCCTGCTCAATATGCCCGAAGACAGCCAGCCCGTGGCGATCCTGTGCCTGGGCCACGTCGCCGAGTTCTACGACAAGCCGATGCTGGAACAGGCGCAATGGGCCGACCGCAAAGACCTGGACACTTTATTGTTTGAAAATACCTGGAATACACCGTGCCGCTAA
- a CDS encoding NAD(P)/FAD-dependent oxidoreductase: MRIVIIGSGVGGVSFAEKYRSLQADAQIMLITREDDGYYSRPLLSRGFSTDNIEQSIILKPFDKLRDENIEIISAAEVTAINRADRTIVVKRADQESVQPYDKLILAQGSAAFIPPPFRPYRDLFFCLNNLVDLKKLRRFRQGFLDRNQRPAWGIIGGGLIGCEVASDLAVSGDTVTLYHAADRLMERQLVPEDSVTLLNVMQGSGVEVLLNQSVQGFSKQGDKVCVETGVSAPFDAVLVATGFKPRTELAEQAGLETGRGIKVNQRLQTSDEHIYALGDVAELPNGKLYAFILPIRNQALWLAGFLAGQESKDWQPPAFNPKAKVHGFQAAHPYLF, encoded by the coding sequence ATGCGTATCGTTATCATCGGTTCCGGCGTGGGCGGCGTCAGCTTCGCGGAAAAATACCGGTCGTTACAGGCCGATGCGCAGATTATGCTGATCACGCGCGAAGACGACGGCTATTATTCGCGGCCGTTGCTGTCGCGCGGTTTCAGTACCGATAACATCGAGCAGTCCATTATCCTGAAACCCTTCGACAAGCTGCGCGACGAAAACATAGAAATCATCAGCGCCGCCGAGGTCACGGCCATCAACCGGGCCGACCGGACTATCGTCGTCAAAAGAGCGGACCAGGAATCTGTGCAGCCCTACGACAAGCTGATACTGGCGCAGGGCTCTGCAGCCTTCATCCCGCCGCCTTTCAGGCCTTACCGCGACTTGTTTTTCTGCCTGAACAATCTGGTCGATCTGAAAAAACTGCGCCGGTTCCGGCAAGGTTTTCTGGACCGGAACCAGCGGCCGGCCTGGGGCATTATCGGCGGCGGCCTGATCGGCTGCGAAGTGGCTTCCGATCTGGCCGTTTCGGGCGATACTGTGACGCTGTATCATGCCGCGGACCGGCTCATGGAGCGCCAGTTGGTTCCGGAAGATTCGGTCACTTTGCTGAATGTCATGCAGGGCTCAGGCGTAGAAGTGCTGCTCAATCAATCCGTGCAGGGCTTCTCGAAGCAGGGCGATAAAGTCTGCGTCGAAACCGGCGTATCGGCCCCATTCGATGCCGTGCTCGTAGCCACCGGCTTCAAGCCACGCACGGAACTGGCCGAACAGGCGGGGCTGGAAACGGGCCGCGGCATCAAGGTCAATCAGCGGCTGCAAACCTCGGATGAACACATTTACGCGCTCGGCGATGTCGCCGAATTGCCGAACGGCAAGCTGTATGCATTCATTCTGCCGATCCGCAACCAGGCCCTGTGGCTGGCCGGATTCCTGGCCGGCCAGGAAAGCAAAGACTGGCAGCCGCCGGCTTTCAATCCGAAAGCCAAAGTACACGGTTTTCAGGCCGCTCATCCTTATCTTTTTTAG
- a CDS encoding rubredoxin produces MSDFKKYQCSVCGHIYDEAEGDPDTGVQPGTRFEDIPDDWRCPECGAEKSAYQLMA; encoded by the coding sequence ATGTCTGACTTTAAAAAATACCAGTGCAGCGTTTGCGGCCATATCTATGATGAGGCGGAAGGCGACCCTGATACAGGCGTCCAGCCGGGCACGCGCTTTGAGGACATTCCTGACGACTGGCGCTGTCCTGAGTGCGGGGCCGAAAAAAGCGCTTATCAGCTGATGGCGTAA
- a CDS encoding GNAT family N-acetyltransferase, protein MEVKLITSMTQADAGAWNRLVKDGYPFLRHEFLLALEQSGCASSRTGWSPQHLLVMQNQQLLALMPLYLKAHSRGEYVFDQPWAHAYQQYGCRYYPKWLTAIPFTPCQGPRIVIDESADALAVMRLLADFIKERAEQDAISSWHCLFPDAVQVEWLRDLGLSLRESVQFHWFNKGYRDFEDFLQTFSASKRKMIKRERRRVSEQGIELQRLNGRAVSPAQWQAFFQFYTMTYLKNGMSPYLNPAFFEQLAAAMGERLLLVLAAKDGQYVGAALSVIGSDTLYGRYWGCYEEYSGLHFEACYYQGLEYCIAHGLKRFDSGAQGEHKIARGFEPVTAWSAHWLQDARFAEAVEHFLAEERESVALYKQDATACLPFKKS, encoded by the coding sequence ATGGAAGTAAAACTGATCACGAGTATGACACAAGCCGATGCCGGGGCCTGGAACCGGCTGGTCAAGGATGGCTATCCTTTCCTGCGCCATGAGTTTTTGCTGGCGCTGGAGCAGAGCGGCTGCGCGTCAAGCCGGACAGGCTGGTCGCCGCAGCATTTGCTGGTTATGCAGAATCAGCAACTGCTGGCCTTGATGCCGCTGTACCTGAAAGCGCACTCGCGCGGCGAATATGTGTTCGACCAGCCATGGGCGCATGCCTATCAACAATACGGCTGCCGTTATTATCCGAAATGGCTGACCGCCATCCCGTTCACGCCCTGCCAGGGCCCGCGTATTGTCATCGATGAATCCGCCGATGCGCTGGCCGTCATGCGCCTGCTGGCCGATTTTATCAAGGAGCGCGCGGAGCAGGACGCTATCTCCTCTTGGCACTGCCTGTTTCCCGATGCAGTGCAGGTGGAATGGCTGCGCGATCTTGGGCTGAGCCTGCGTGAAAGCGTGCAGTTCCACTGGTTCAACAAAGGCTACCGCGACTTTGAGGATTTCCTGCAAACCTTCAGTGCCAGCAAGCGCAAGATGATCAAACGCGAACGCCGGCGCGTCAGCGAACAGGGCATCGAATTGCAGCGATTGAATGGCAGGGCCGTCAGCCCGGCGCAGTGGCAGGCGTTTTTTCAGTTCTACACGATGACCTATCTGAAAAACGGCATGTCGCCTTACCTGAACCCGGCCTTTTTCGAGCAGCTGGCCGCCGCGATGGGCGAGCGGTTATTGCTGGTGCTGGCAGCCAAAGACGGCCAGTACGTCGGCGCGGCGCTGAGCGTGATCGGCAGCGACACGCTCTACGGCCGTTACTGGGGCTGCTATGAAGAATACAGCGGCCTGCATTTTGAAGCCTGTTACTATCAGGGACTGGAGTATTGCATCGCGCATGGCCTCAAACGCTTCGATTCCGGTGCGCAGGGCGAGCACAAGATCGCGCGCGGCTTCGAGCCGGTCACGGCCTGGTCGGCGCACTGGCTTCAGGACGCCCGCTTTGCCGAGGCCGTGGAACACTTTCTGGCCGAGGAACGGGAATCCGTGGCGCTTTACAAGCAGGATGCAACGGCCTGTCTGCCGTTTAAAAAAAGCTAA
- the corA gene encoding magnesium/cobalt transporter CorA gives MTKTIDNSMIVNCVAYQNGVSIGKVTIEAISEVLKMDNTFVWLGLHEVNSELLAEIQQEFGLHELAIEDAGSAHQRPKLEEYGDSLFMVLHTAMLMEDQLEFGETHFFVGPRFLVTVRHGASHGLAKVRERCEAMPQQLAKGPGFALYAIMDFIVDNYMPVIDGLQARFDVLESAIFQNRPSRQTMEGLYELKRELLQLEGAITPVIDICNELMRLHGHIIPKDVSLYFRDIADHIKRIDRAIHSMREMLIAAMQVHLNFETVRQNEVVKKLAGWGAILAIPTMVFSWYGMNFRHMPELDWPFSYPLVIGGVGLGSLLLYIRLKKSGWL, from the coding sequence TTGACAAAGACAATCGATAACAGCATGATCGTGAACTGCGTGGCCTATCAAAACGGCGTCAGTATCGGCAAGGTGACGATCGAAGCTATCAGCGAAGTGCTGAAGATGGACAATACGTTTGTCTGGCTGGGCTTGCATGAGGTGAACAGCGAACTGCTGGCCGAAATCCAGCAGGAATTCGGCCTGCATGAGCTGGCCATCGAAGACGCCGGTTCGGCGCATCAACGCCCGAAGCTCGAGGAGTACGGCGACTCGCTGTTCATGGTGCTGCATACCGCCATGCTCATGGAAGACCAGCTCGAATTCGGCGAGACGCATTTTTTCGTGGGGCCGCGTTTTCTGGTCACGGTCAGGCATGGCGCCTCGCACGGTCTCGCCAAGGTCAGGGAGCGCTGCGAGGCCATGCCGCAGCAATTGGCCAAAGGGCCGGGGTTCGCGTTGTATGCGATCATGGATTTCATCGTCGATAACTACATGCCCGTCATTGACGGTTTGCAGGCACGATTCGATGTGCTGGAGTCGGCGATTTTTCAGAACCGGCCCAGCCGGCAGACCATGGAGGGACTCTATGAGCTGAAGCGCGAGCTGTTGCAGCTGGAAGGCGCCATTACGCCGGTCATCGACATCTGCAATGAGCTGATGCGCCTTCATGGCCACATTATCCCCAAAGACGTGAGCCTTTATTTCCGTGATATTGCCGATCATATCAAGCGCATCGATCGGGCAATCCACAGCATGCGCGAGATGCTGATCGCGGCCATGCAGGTCCATCTGAACTTTGAAACGGTGCGGCAGAACGAAGTCGTCAAAAAGCTGGCCGGCTGGGGTGCGATCCTGGCGATACCGACCATGGTATTCAGCTGGTACGGCATGAATTTCAGGCATATGCCGGAGCTGGATTGGCCATTCAGTTATCCGCTCGTGATCGGCGGCGTCGGCTTGGGCAGCCTGCTGCTGTATATCCGCCTGAAAAAGTCCGGCTGGCTGTAA
- the corA gene encoding magnesium/cobalt transporter CorA: MPRLYKIKNGVLAEEYQTKDTPNQMIIDADWIDAHNLSLEERNQLQTLLLTELPKSIDVEEIEASARYFADQNGIHVHSLFLAQSEGDLHTISVAFILQPERLITLRDGLDLADFRLLRMRARQKQVEVATPKELLMTIFEQKVENLADGIEDIFGGLERVSHQILKEDNADYEDAIDQLTRLEDSNGKIRLCLMDTQRSMAFLQRHLRDERELHEITHDIMRDMNILLSHTTFLFDKINFLMDAAMGFINIEQNKIIKTFSIAAVVFMPPTVIASIYGMNFEHIPELKWLWGYPSSLVLMVISGIAPYWLFKRKGWL; this comes from the coding sequence ATGCCGAGGTTATATAAAATTAAAAACGGAGTCCTGGCGGAGGAATATCAAACCAAGGACACGCCCAATCAAATGATAATCGATGCCGACTGGATCGATGCGCATAATCTCAGCCTGGAGGAGCGCAATCAATTACAGACATTGCTGCTGACCGAGTTGCCAAAATCCATTGATGTAGAAGAAATCGAGGCTTCAGCCCGTTATTTTGCCGATCAGAACGGCATCCATGTCCATTCGCTGTTTCTGGCTCAAAGCGAAGGCGATCTTCATACCATCTCTGTCGCGTTCATCCTGCAGCCCGAGCGCCTGATTACATTAAGGGATGGACTTGATCTTGCGGATTTTCGCCTGCTGCGCATGAGAGCGCGGCAAAAACAGGTTGAAGTTGCCACGCCGAAAGAGCTCCTGATGACCATCTTCGAGCAAAAAGTGGAAAATCTGGCCGACGGCATTGAAGACATCTTCGGCGGACTGGAGCGTGTCAGCCACCAGATTCTTAAAGAGGACAATGCCGACTACGAAGACGCCATCGACCAATTGACTAGACTGGAAGACAGCAACGGCAAAATCCGCTTGTGCCTTATGGACACTCAGCGTTCCATGGCTTTTCTGCAGCGGCATTTGCGGGATGAGCGCGAACTGCATGAAATCACTCATGACATCATGCGCGACATGAATATCCTGTTATCCCATACCACGTTTCTGTTCGACAAGATCAACTTCCTGATGGATGCGGCCATGGGATTTATCAACATCGAACAGAATAAAATCATCAAAACCTTCTCCATCGCAGCCGTCGTATTTATGCCCCCGACCGTCATCGCCAGCATCTATGGCATGAATTTTGAGCATATACCGGAATTAAAATGGCTATGGGGATATCCGAGTTCACTGGTATTAATGGTTATCTCGGGCATTGCGCCTTATTGGCTATTCAAACGCAAAGGATGGCTGTAA
- a CDS encoding HD-GYP domain-containing protein, which yields MEQLKIDLHNTVTALSSSLDLVGVDEVKHGKRVAIMAKNVALELGWSEADCLTLLHAGMLHDCGVSRVQEHRNLSETLEWDGAEAHCLRGEAYLRACAPLAHLATDIRYHHTRWELLQNSSLDESTRLRTNLIYLADRVDMLQLPFIGTEQVLLECPAIVDYAKKQAGRMFAPELVEAFAHAAAEEAFWLSMDPEYLDEELAEFSSHQTQVTLSLNELRALALLFSRIVDAKSHYTEEHSERVAKIARYLAERLGKTGTELDLIEIAGLLHDIGKLRVDEAIIEKPGKLTAREYACIRRHSYDSYRILRRVFGHTPIPVWAGYHHENLLGLGYPFKRVPKEIDLEARIVSVADIFQAFAQHRSYRGRLPVDEIIEHLKERVEQGTLDAQVVSVVIDQADACYRLATE from the coding sequence ATGGAACAACTGAAAATCGATCTACATAACACGGTCACGGCCTTGAGCAGTTCGCTGGATCTGGTCGGCGTCGACGAAGTCAAGCACGGCAAGCGCGTTGCGATCATGGCCAAGAATGTGGCCCTGGAACTGGGCTGGAGCGAGGCCGATTGCCTGACGCTGCTCCATGCCGGCATGCTGCACGATTGCGGCGTTTCCAGAGTGCAGGAGCATCGCAATTTATCCGAAACCCTGGAGTGGGACGGCGCCGAGGCGCATTGCCTACGCGGCGAAGCCTACTTGCGGGCCTGTGCGCCGCTGGCCCATCTGGCCACCGACATCCGCTATCATCATACGCGCTGGGAGCTATTGCAGAATTCTTCCCTGGATGAGTCCACGCGTCTGCGTACGAACCTGATCTATCTTGCCGACCGCGTCGATATGCTGCAGTTGCCTTTTATCGGCACCGAGCAGGTCCTGCTGGAATGCCCGGCCATCGTCGACTATGCCAAAAAACAGGCCGGCCGCATGTTTGCGCCCGAACTGGTCGAAGCCTTCGCGCATGCCGCCGCCGAGGAAGCCTTCTGGCTGTCCATGGACCCGGAATATCTGGACGAGGAACTGGCTGAGTTTAGTAGCCATCAGACTCAGGTCACGCTGAGTCTGAATGAATTGCGAGCGCTGGCGCTGCTGTTCTCTCGCATCGTCGATGCCAAAAGCCACTACACCGAAGAGCACTCCGAGCGCGTCGCCAAAATCGCGCGCTACCTGGCCGAACGTCTGGGCAAAACAGGGACGGAGCTGGACCTGATAGAGATCGCGGGCCTGCTGCACGACATCGGTAAGCTGCGCGTCGACGAAGCCATTATCGAAAAGCCGGGAAAGCTGACTGCGCGCGAATATGCCTGTATTCGCCGGCACAGCTACGACAGCTACCGGATACTGCGGCGCGTATTCGGCCACACGCCAATACCGGTCTGGGCCGGTTATCACCATGAAAACCTGCTAGGACTGGGCTATCCGTTCAAGCGCGTGCCCAAAGAGATCGATCTGGAAGCACGCATCGTCAGCGTGGCCGATATCTTTCAGGCTTTTGCGCAGCACCGTTCGTACCGAGGAAGGTTGCCGGTAGACGAAATCATCGAGCACCTGAAGGAGCGCGTGGAGCAGGGTACTCTGGATGCACAGGTTGTCTCGGTGGTTATCGACCAGGCCGACGCCTGCTACCGGCTGGCGACGGAATAA
- a CDS encoding DMT family transporter, whose translation MEIFFVFGRLLLSSVSNVFQKQLSHHGLHPFYIVAATYAVLAVLSLLFFFNTAFAHLSASFWINVLLAALFDVGGWMFMVMSLSKTDLSIFGPLNAYKVIISMLFALVFLGEVPTLQGFAGIMIIVAGSFLLLPPSTGMAQSRLVQLWLDRGVQARFLSILLFSIGTVFLKGSLEHSGPLETLIFWSLFGLPLILLANAFLTTERLADNIKNSQPHVLPIAAAGMTVFVMQYLTLVLLSQMLIAYALALFQLGMLLQVFLGYKIFNEPDLLRRLMASLVMIAGSLLVLQGN comes from the coding sequence TTGGAAATTTTTTTCGTTTTCGGCCGGCTGCTGCTGTCATCGGTGTCCAACGTCTTTCAAAAACAGCTGTCGCATCACGGCCTGCATCCGTTTTATATCGTCGCCGCCACGTATGCCGTGCTGGCCGTGCTCTCTTTGCTGTTCTTTTTCAATACCGCATTTGCCCATCTGAGCGCATCATTCTGGATCAATGTATTGCTGGCCGCCCTGTTCGATGTCGGCGGCTGGATGTTTATGGTCATGTCCCTGTCCAAAACCGATTTGTCGATATTCGGGCCGCTTAATGCCTACAAGGTCATCATTTCCATGCTGTTTGCGCTCGTTTTCCTGGGCGAGGTGCCGACGCTGCAAGGATTTGCCGGGATCATGATTATCGTCGCCGGCAGCTTTCTCTTATTGCCGCCGTCAACCGGCATGGCGCAAAGCAGGCTCGTCCAGCTATGGCTGGATCGCGGCGTGCAGGCCAGGTTCCTCTCCATTCTGCTGTTTTCCATCGGCACGGTTTTCCTGAAAGGCTCGCTCGAGCATTCCGGTCCATTGGAGACGCTGATCTTCTGGTCATTGTTCGGATTGCCTCTGATACTGCTGGCTAATGCATTTCTGACAACGGAACGGCTGGCGGACAACATTAAAAATTCGCAACCGCATGTCCTGCCGATTGCGGCAGCCGGCATGACGGTATTCGTCATGCAATACCTGACGCTGGTGCTGCTGTCGCAAATGTTGATCGCCTATGCGCTGGCATTGTTTCAGCTTGGCATGCTGCTGCAGGTCTTCCTCGGCTACAAGATCTTCAATGAGCCGGATCTGCTCCGCAGGCTGATGGCGAGCCTGGTCATGATAGCGGGAAGTCTGCTGGTATTGCAGGGGAATTAA
- a CDS encoding class I SAM-dependent methyltransferase yields MHCPLCRHDSIVFYHQDACRAYHQCNRCRLVFVPPQYRLSPEAEKAYYDLHRNDPSDAGYRNFLSRVFMPLCERVPAPAKGLDFGSGPGPTLSLMFGEAGYDMAIYDHHYATDTAVLRQRYDFITATEVVEHLFLPGETLATLLALLRPGGWLGLMTKMVIDQAAFSNWHYKQDPTHVCFFSRETFTWWARQSGCEATFVGNDVILLQKLR; encoded by the coding sequence ATGCACTGTCCACTGTGCCGGCACGACAGCATCGTTTTTTATCATCAGGATGCATGCCGCGCCTATCATCAATGTAATCGCTGCCGGCTGGTTTTCGTGCCGCCGCAGTATCGCCTGTCGCCGGAGGCCGAGAAGGCGTACTACGATCTGCACCGGAACGATCCGAGCGATGCCGGTTACCGCAACTTCCTTTCGCGGGTTTTCATGCCTTTATGCGAGCGGGTGCCTGCGCCGGCGAAAGGCCTGGACTTCGGCAGCGGACCGGGGCCGACGCTGTCGCTGATGTTTGGCGAGGCGGGCTACGACATGGCCATCTACGATCACCACTATGCTACTGATACTGCGGTACTGCGCCAGCGCTACGATTTTATTACTGCCACTGAAGTGGTGGAGCACCTATTCCTGCCCGGCGAGACCCTGGCGACACTGCTGGCGTTGCTGCGGCCGGGCGGCTGGCTGGGGTTGATGACGAAAATGGTCATCGATCAGGCGGCCTTCAGCAACTGGCACTACAAACAGGACCCTACCCATGTGTGCTTTTTCTCGCGCGAGACTTTTACCTGGTGGGCGAGGCAGTCAGGCTGCGAGGCCACTTTTGTTGGTAATGATGTGATTCTGTTGCAGAAGCTCCGGTAA